The Primulina tabacum isolate GXHZ01 chromosome 7, ASM2559414v2, whole genome shotgun sequence genome includes a window with the following:
- the LOC142552310 gene encoding enhancer of rudimentary homolog isoform X2 translates to MSNRHTIILMQTSQHRATRTFMDYDSISQAMDGICGLYERKLKELYPAMRNITYDISDLYNFIDGLADLSALVYDHSVQAYLPYDRQWIKQRTLQHLKKLAQ, encoded by the exons ATG TCGAACAGGCATACCATTATTCTCATGCAAACATCTCAGCATAGAGCAACTCGGACTTTCATGGACTATGACTCCATCAGTCAAGCAATGGATG GGATTTGTGGACTATATGAAAGAAAACTCAAGGAACTGTATCCAGCCATGAGAAACATAACTTATGACATTTCAGATCTTTACAATTTTATTGATGGGCTTGCTGATCTGAGTGCATTAGT CTATGATCACTCAGTTCAGGCTTATCTACCTTATGATCGGCAGTGGATAAAGCAGAGGACATTACAGCACTTAAAGAAGTTGGCTCAATGA
- the LOC142552311 gene encoding transmembrane 9 superfamily member 9-like, which translates to MGRATIRSHTMRLIFIFRTIFILVSSHNSLGFYLPGVAPEDFQKGAPLNVKVNKLTSIRTQLPYSYYSLPFCHPKTIVDSRENLGEVLRGDRIENSPFVFTMREPQMCSVLCRVILDAKVAKQFKEKIEDEYRVNMILDNLPLVVSIPRSQQEGPTIYQLGYHIGLKGEYSGSKDVKYFLNNHLSFTVKFHKDQVTETSRIVGFEVTPFSIKHEYEGHWSKDARLTTCDPQTKHTVSSSDSPQVVEDKQEVIFTYDVAFQESEVKWASRWDTYLLMTDDQIHWFSIVNSLMIVLFLSGMVAMIMLRTLYRDISKYNELETQEEAQEETGWKLVHSEVFRPPINSDLLCVYVGTGVQFLGMILVTTIFAVLGFLSPSNRGGLMTAMLLLWVFMGIFAGYAAARLYKMFKGTEWKKNALRTAFFFPAAVFAIFFVLNALIWGQKSSGAVPFGTMFALVFLWFGISVPLVFVGSYVGFKKPAIEDPVKTNKIPRQIPEQAWYMNPIFSILIGGILPFGAVFIEIFFILTSIWMNQYYYIFGFLFIVFIILLVTCAEITIVLCYFQLCSEDYLWWWRSYLTSGCSALYLFLYATFYFFTKLEITKPVSGALYFGYMLIASYAFFVLTGTIGFYACFWFTRLIYSSVKID; encoded by the exons ATGGGAAGAGCTACGATTCGATCTCATACAATGCGGTTAATCTTCATCTTCAGAACCATCTTTATTTTGGTTTCTTCCCACAATTCCCTTGGCTTCTATCTTCCCGGCGTTGCCCCCGAAGACTTCCAAAAG GGAGCTCCACTGAACGTGAAAGTGAACAAATTGACTTCAATAAGAACTCAGCTTCCATACTCATACTATTCTCTTCCTTTTTGTCATCCAAAAACCATAGTTGACAGTAGGGAAAATCTTGGTGAAGTGCTTCGTGGAGATCGTATTGAGAATTCCCCCTTTGTG TTTACAATGAGGGAACCACAAATGTGCAGTGTTCTTTGTCGGGTTATACTTGATGCCAAAGTTGCAAAACAATTCAAAGAAAAGATTGAAGATGAATATCGTGTCAACAT GATCTTGGATAACCTTCCACTGGTAGTTTCCATTCCAAGATCACAACAAGAAGGACCAACAATCTACCAGCTGGGTTATCATATCGGGCTCAAAGGAGAATATAGTGGC AGCAAGGATGTAAAATACTTCCTCAACAACCACTTGAGCTTCACGGTCAAGTTTCACAAGGATCAGGTGACCGAAACTTCGCGGATAGTAGGGTTTGAGGTCACACCATTTAG CATCAAGCATGAGTATGAAGGGCACTGGAGTAAGGATGCTCGTCTAACTACATGTGATCCCCAGACTAAGCATACAGTTTCATCTTCAGACTCTCCACAAGTGGTTGAAGATAAACAAGAAGTGATATTCACTTACGACGTTGCATTTCAG GAGAGTGAGGTGAAATGGGCATCAAGATGGGACACTTATCTTCTTATGACAGATGATCAAATCCATTGGTTCTCCATTGTAAACTCTCTGATGATTGTTCTCTTCCTTTCGGGCATGGTAGCGATGATAATGCTGCGAACCCTTTATCGTGACATTTCCAAATACAATGAACTTGAGACGCAGGAAGAGGCTCAGGAAGAAACCGGATGGAAACTGGTCCATTCGGAGGTGTTCCGGCCTCCAATCAACTCAGACTTGCTCTGTGTGTATGTTGGAACAGGTGTACAATTCTTGGGAATGATCCTCGTTACGACAATCTTTGCTGTCCTAGGATTCCTATCGCCTTCGAACCGGGGTGGACTCATGACTGCCATGTTATTGCTTTGGGTTTTCATGGGAATTTTTGCTGGTTACGCCGCTGCACGTCTCTACAAAATGTTCAAAGGCACAGAATGGAAGAAAAACGCCCTAAGAACTGCATTTTTCTTCCCCGCAGCTGTATTTGCCATCTTCTTTGTACTAAATGCCCTCATCTGGGGCCAGAAGTCTTCCGGGGCTGTGCCATTTGGGACAATGTTTGCCCTGGTCTTCCTATGGTTTGGAATCTCTGTTCCGCTTGTGTTCGTGGGCAGCTATGTCGGGTTCAAGAAACCGGCAATAGAGGATCCTGTAAAAACGAACAAGATCCCAAGACAGATTCCTGAACAGGCGTGGTACATGAACCCCATCTTCTCAATCTTGATCGGAGGAATCCTTCCATTTGGAGCTGTTTTTATCGAGATTTTCTTCATATTGACTTCAATCTGGATGAACCAATACTACTACATTTTCGGTTTCCTCTTCATCGTGTTCATCATCCTCCTCGTCACCTGTGCTGAGATAACCATTGTGCTCTGCTACTTCCAATTGTGCAGCGAAGATTACCTATGGTGGTGGAGGTCGTACTTGACATCCGGATGTTCTGCACTATACCTCTTCCTCTACGCCACATTCTACTTCTTCACCAAGCTAGAAATCACGAAGCCAGTTTCAGGCGCATTGTACTTCGGCTACATGTTGATTGCTTCTTACGCGTTCTTTGTGCTCACGGGCACCATAGGCTTCTACGCGTGCTTCTGGTTCACAAGGCTGATTTATTCTTCCGTCAAGATCGATTGA
- the LOC142552305 gene encoding uncharacterized protein LOC142552305 isoform X2: protein MSSCFCCKPVNLSPVKFGISPGKVGLMTKRKIGVGAGGIRASKLEPFGNPNFAERMERAWLISQQPRPVACSSCNSKGHVECKWCSGTGFFIIGDNMLCQVPSRNTTCVICSGK from the exons ATGTCGAGTTGTTTTTGCTGCAAACCCGTTAATTTGAGCCCGGTAAAATTTGGCATATCACCGGGGAAAGTAGGATTGATGACAAAAAGAAAGATCGGTGTTGGAGCCGGGGGAATAAGAGCTTCAAAGTTAGAACCTTTTGGGAATCCTAACTTTGCTGAACGCATGGAGCGTGCCTGGTTGATTTCTCAg CAACCAAGACCAGTTGCATGTTCTTCTTGCAACTCTAAAGGACATGTTGAATGCAAATGGTGCAGTGGGACTGGTTTCTTCATTATAGGTGATAACATGCTGTGTCAAGTCCCATCCAGAAATACTACATGTGTTATATGCTCTGGAAAG TGA
- the LOC142552308 gene encoding ubiquitin C-terminal hydrolase 22-like — protein MGMSARNSSYTTPKPCQHLVDYKLKYGLRNYSLVQDLFKFTTCGRTMMDKSKSEVPKCKVCSGCNGRFFMCLICSSTTCCVDPESNHALLHSESNGGHEIAVDMERAELYCFVCCDQVYDPEFDKAVVCNQMTRFPRSQNGIVGSVDLRLSKRKRLDLVADLDFKNVKRLVSKRKQSSKSCFPLGLRGLNNLGNTCFMNSVLQALLHAPPLRNYFLNDRHNSESCRRSSVNQSCLPCDIDAIFCAVFSGDRTPFSPAKFLYSWWQHSKNQACYEQQDAHEFFISMLDRIHEKLGRANLENKENVDCQCIAHRVFSGILRSDVTCTSCGFTSSTYDPCVDISLELNTNTSYATNLISKPGKPNKTNVSSTLAGCFDLFTRPEKLGSKLFCENCHEKHDAMKQMSVKKLPLVLCLHIKRFAHSHIQKMSRKIDHHLQFPFSFDMKPYLSSSIVKQRFGNRIFPFEGDESDIPTEFEIFAVVTHSGMLESGHFVAYLRLKNQWYKCDDAWITEVDEGIVRASQCYLVFYVQKGLYHRGSEDLSCQPLSPLTDPFVPIAGCC, from the exons ATGGGTATGTCAGCAAGAAATTCTTCTTACACTACTCCTAAGCCATGCCAACACCTCGTGGATTACAAGCTGAAATATGGCTTGAGGAACTATAGTTTGGTACAGGATTTATTCAAGTTTACCACGTGTGGCAGAACAATGATGGATAAATCCAAATCAGAGGTGCCCAAATGTAAAGTTTGCTCCGGTTGTAACGGAAGATTCTTTATGTGTTTGATCTGTTCCTCAACGACATGCTGTGTAGATCCTGAATCAAATCACGCCCTTCTGCACAGTGAATCTAATGGTGGCCATGAGATTGCTGTGGACATGGAAAGGGCTGAGCTTTATTGTTTTGTGTGCTGTGATCAGGTGTATGATCCAGAATTTGACAAGGCTGTGGTGTGTAATCAAATGACGAGGTTCCCACGAAGTCAAAATGGGATTGTGGGGAGCGTTGATTTGAGGCTGAGTAAAAGGAAAAGATTGGATTTGGTGGCTGATTTGGATTTTAAAAATGTGAAAAGACTGGTGTCGAAGAGAAAACAAAGCTCCAAATCTTGTTTCCCATTGGGATTGCGAGGTTTAAATAACCTTGGAAATACATGTTTTATGAACTCGGTGTTGCAGGCATTGCTTCACGCACCACCATTGAGGAATTACTTTCTCAATGATAGGCACAACAGCGAGAGCTGCAGGAGAAGTTCAGTGAATCAATCGTGCCTGCCTTGTGATATCGATGCCATTTTTTGTGCTGTTTTTTCGGGTGATCGGACGCCATTCAGTCCGGCTAAGTTTCTTTATAG CTGGTGGCAGCACTCAAAAAACCAAGCTTGCTATGAGCAGCAAGACGCACATGAATTCTTTATTTCAATGCTTGACAGAATCCATGAGAAATTAGGGAGAGCTAATCTGGAAAACAAAG AAAATGTGGATTGCCAGTGTATTGCTCATCGGGTTTTCTCCGGTATACTGAGGTCCGATGTCACCTGTACATCCTGTGGGTTTACATCCTCAACTTATGATCCATGTGTGGACATATCTCTGGAGTTGAACACGAACACTTCTTATGCAACTAATCTCATTAGTAAGCCAGGCAAGCCAAACAAGACCAATGTGTCGTCCACGCTTGCCGGATGCTTCGACCTTTTTACTAGACCGGAGAAGTTGGGGTCAAAACTgttctgtgaaaattgtcacgAAAAGCATGATGCAATGAAGCAAATGTCTGTAAAAAAGCTCCCACTGGTTTTGTGCTTGCATATCAAGCGATTTGCCCACTCTCATATTCAGAAAATGTCAAGAAAAATTGACCACCATTTGCAATTCCCTTTCTCCTTTGATATGAAGCCATATCTATCTTCTTCTATCGTCAAACAAAGATTTGGCAATAGAATCTTTCCGTTTGAGGGTGATGAATCAGACATTCCTACCGAGTTTGAGATTTTTGCTGTGGTTACTCATTCAGGGATGTTGGAATCAGGCCATTTCGTAGCTTATTTACGTCTGAAAAACCAGTGGTACAAATGTGATGATGCTTGGATAACAGAGGTGGATGAAGGTATCGTTAGAGCCTCGCAATGCTACTTGGTTTTCTACGTGCAAAAAGGTCTATACCACAGAGGTAGCGAGGATCTGAGTTGCCAACCCCTATCGCCACTGACCGACCCTTTTGTTCCTATTGCTGGCTGTTGCTAG
- the LOC142552305 gene encoding uncharacterized protein LOC142552305 isoform X1 encodes MSSCFCCKPVNLSPVKFGISPGKVGLMTKRKIGVGAGGIRASKLEPFGNPNFAERMERAWLISQQPRPVACSSCNSKGHVECKWCSGTGFFIIGDNMLCQVPSRNTTCVICSGKGSACCSNCKGTGYRAKWLGEPPVSK; translated from the exons ATGTCGAGTTGTTTTTGCTGCAAACCCGTTAATTTGAGCCCGGTAAAATTTGGCATATCACCGGGGAAAGTAGGATTGATGACAAAAAGAAAGATCGGTGTTGGAGCCGGGGGAATAAGAGCTTCAAAGTTAGAACCTTTTGGGAATCCTAACTTTGCTGAACGCATGGAGCGTGCCTGGTTGATTTCTCAg CAACCAAGACCAGTTGCATGTTCTTCTTGCAACTCTAAAGGACATGTTGAATGCAAATGGTGCAGTGGGACTGGTTTCTTCATTATAGGTGATAACATGCTGTGTCAAGTCCCATCCAGAAATACTACATGTGTTATATGCTCTGGAAAG GGTTCTGCATGCTGTTCTAATTGTAAAGGAACTGGTTACCGTGCAAAATGGCTTGGAGAACCTCCTGTTTCAAAGTAG
- the LOC142552307 gene encoding putative steroid-binding protein 3: MEFTPQQLKQYDGTDPSKPIYVAIRGRIFDVTSGKSFYGPGGAYCVFSGKDASRALGKMSKEEHDVVPSLDGLTDKEIGVLNDWEKKFEAKYPIVGRVISA; the protein is encoded by the coding sequence ATGGAGTTCACTCCACAACAGCTCAAACAGTACGATGGAACCGATCCATCCAAGCCGATATACGTGGCGATCAGGGGCCGAATCTTTGACGTTACCTCCGGAAAATCCTTCTACGGACCTGGCGGGGCGTACTGCGTGTTCTCCGGCAAGGATGCCAGCCGCGCTCTCGGCAAGATGAGCAAGGAGGAGCACGACGTCGTTCCCTCGCTTGATGGACTGACCGATAAGGAGATCGGCGTCCTCAATGACTGGGAGAAGAAATTCGAGGCCAAGTACCCCATTGTCGGTCGAGTTATTAGTGCTTAA
- the LOC142552310 gene encoding enhancer of rudimentary homolog isoform X1 produces MGLDLYWTHPGLKTPIISCTQTLQLNCSTKMSNRHTIILMQTSQHRATRTFMDYDSISQAMDGICGLYERKLKELYPAMRNITYDISDLYNFIDGLADLSALVYDHSVQAYLPYDRQWIKQRTLQHLKKLAQ; encoded by the exons ATGGGCCTCGACCTATATTGGACCCACCCAGGCCTTAAAACCCCAATTATTAGCTGCACGCAAACCCTGCAGCTGAATTGTTCCACCAAAATG TCGAACAGGCATACCATTATTCTCATGCAAACATCTCAGCATAGAGCAACTCGGACTTTCATGGACTATGACTCCATCAGTCAAGCAATGGATG GGATTTGTGGACTATATGAAAGAAAACTCAAGGAACTGTATCCAGCCATGAGAAACATAACTTATGACATTTCAGATCTTTACAATTTTATTGATGGGCTTGCTGATCTGAGTGCATTAGT CTATGATCACTCAGTTCAGGCTTATCTACCTTATGATCGGCAGTGGATAAAGCAGAGGACATTACAGCACTTAAAGAAGTTGGCTCAATGA
- the LOC142552306 gene encoding thiamine-repressible mitochondrial transport protein THI74-like has translation MGWEYRAGLGMIGTFVLIWVASAEVTQKIFVQYRQPFALTYTWISLMAVFIPLSFCKDCICKLLYKKWLKNIYGHDSISNSLGAQDVPLQFNERWHHSEGPLQHYLMTATSLSETEAGQPLLLFKNEDDEFLLLEERLELSSWEVMKYSLYLTPLWFITEYFSNSALAYTSVASTTVLTSTSALFTLFFAAVIGKDSVNVTKIAAVLISMAGVAMTTAGKTWATDEMLSTSEMRQHSITGGIFGLLSAVFYGLFTVLLKKSAGSKGDKIEVQKFFGYIGLFTFLGLWWLAFPFNALGIEPDFKFPSSASMCELVLLNGLVGSVLSDYLWALAVVWTTPLVATLGMSLTIPIAMVADMLVHGRHYSAIYILGCVQVFTGFVIANLS, from the exons ATGGGCTGGGAGTACAGAGCTGGTTTGGGGATGATCGGAACTTTTGTGCTGATATGGGTTGCTTCTGCGGAGGTCACTCAG AAAATTTTTGTGCAGTACAGACAACCATTTGCTCTCACATATACGTGGATATCTTTAATGGCGGTATTTATTCCCTTGTCATTTTGCAAAGACTGCATTTGCAAATTATTGTACAAGAAATGgcttaaaaatatatatggcCACGATAGTATCTCAAATTCATTGGGTGCACAAGATGTTCCTCTCCAATTCAATGAGAGATGGCATCATTCAGAGGGACCTTTGCAACACTACTTAATGACAGCTACGAGTTTAAGTGAAACAGAAGCTGGACAACCATTATTGTTGTTTAAGAACGAGGACGATGAATTCCTCTTGCTTGAAGAGAGACTCGAGCTTAGCTCATGGGAAGTTATGAAATACAGCCTTTATCTCACTCCTTTATGGTTTATAACGGAG TATTTTTCAAATTCTGCGCTGGCGTATACTAGTGTAGCGAGCACAACTGTCTTAACATCAACATCGGCGCTCTTCACACTTTTCTTTGCAGCAGTAATAGGAAAGGATTCTGTTAATGTGACAAAAATTGCTGCCGTTCTGATAAGTATGGCTGGTGTTGCAATGACTACTGCAGGGAAAACCTGGGCCACTGATGAAATGCTTAGCACATCTGA GATGAGACAGCATTCCATCACTGGGGGCATTTTTGGTCTGCTTTCTGCAGTATTCTATGGCTTATTTACAG TGCTGCTCAAGAAATCTGCTGGATCAAAAGGAGACAAGATTGAGGTGCAGAAGTTCTTTGGATATATAGGATTGTTTACTTTTTTAGGCCTTTGGTGGCTGG CATTCCCATTTAATGCATTGGGAATAGAGCCGGATTTCAAGTTTCCAAGTTCAGCATCCATGTGTGAACTTGTTCTGCTTAATGGTCTCGTGGGAAGTGTTCTATCAGACTACCTATG GGCTCTCGCTGTAGTTTGGACAACCCCTCTAGTGGCAACTTTAGGAATGTCCTTGACCATACCAATAGCCATGGTAGCAGATATGTTAGTTCATGGCCGTCATTACTCTGCCATCTATATCTTGGGATGCGTTCAG GTATTTACTGGATTTGTAATAGCAAATCTGTCTTGA